A single region of the Salvia splendens isolate huo1 chromosome 18, SspV2, whole genome shotgun sequence genome encodes:
- the LOC121775751 gene encoding uncharacterized protein LOC121775751 isoform X1, producing the protein MEAERRIGERLIEEAERRIGERLFELVQRQEKIDARCDKMLKAVTAIKDRLQGSGGATAMVDVESSHESLVEEDDPIVQLRSLKQVSHVRSYIEAFATLNSKAGIQEDQALSLFVSGLVDEIRVPVCLFKPKTLDEAYALSKLQELTLTGVFWCDREESNLRRNEKLDVNSKVEGLKYEFDEFSEFADIMETDKEASEGVSSGSDEGGDGLVDFGNSLNFFLHDVKAGKRLNHDKMKETELGPHVTDFSEYNTFSEENKLKEVEFVPSVRQIATVRDIAVTLNVVSNLTRRPVRFPKPLVKMKFTAQYDEEMGGKGNVQWASAMTGENRIHVLVLKELGWLFNGDYDAFGVNKICEEESEELKEMRHGETESGKTYGKKRMRRGFVVTGDRNREEKAATSQLTEWVTVPLVGRVKVDLLCDIGWLVRKWFIKPKVKMKMKEVELGNLIATSTLEFGEGMKTGPWLQSSLILTFHLGGSYFALFLPTMTCFLPSLRTRKLNGGEY; encoded by the coding sequence ATGGAGGCTGAGAGGAGAATTGGGGAAAGGTTGATCGAGGAGGCTGAGAGGCGAATTGGGGAAAGGTTGTTTGAGTTGGTCCAACGGCAGGAGAAGATCGATGCTCGATGTGACAAGATGTTGAAGGCAGTCACGGCTATTAAAGATCGATTACAGGGGAGCGGTGGGGCAACTGCCATGGTAGATGTCGAATCCAGCCATGAATCACTTGTGGAAGAAGATGATCCGATTGTTCAGTTGCGGAGTCTGAAGCAGGTATCACATGTTCGAAGTTATATCGAAGCATTTGCTACATTAAACTCTAAGGCTGGTATACAAGAGGATCAAGCATTGAGTTTATTTGTGTCGGGGTTAGTAGATGAAATACGGGTACCGGTTTGTTTGTTTAAACCAAAAACATTAGATGAGGCTTATGCCCTATCTAAGCTTCAAGAGCTAACATTAACTGGTGTATTTTGGTGTGACCGTGAGGAGAGTAATCTTCGgagaaatgagaaattggaTGTGAACTCTAAGGTCGAAGGACTTAAGTATGAGTTTGATGAGTTCAGTGAGTTTGCAGATATAATGGAGACTGATAAGGAAGCTTCTGAAGGGGTTTCAAGTGGTTCGGATGAGGGTGGTGATGGCCTTGTCGATTTTGGCAATTCTTTGAATTTTTTCTTGCATGACGTGAAGGCTGGGAAGAGGCTCAATCATGACAAGATGAAGGAAACTGAATTAGGGCCGCATGTTACTGATTTTTCAGAGTATAACACTTTTTCTGAAGAAAATAAACTCAAGGAAGTGGAATTTGTGCCAAGTGTTCGACAAATTGCCACAGTGAGGGATATTGCTGTCACTTTGAATGTGGTGAGTAATTTGACGAGGCGGCCTGTTCGCTTCCCTAAACCCTTGGTGAAGATGAAGTTCACGGCTCAATATGATGAAGAGATGGGTGGTAAGGGAAATGTGCAATGGGCATCGGCTATGACAGGGGAGAACCGAATTCATGTGCTTGTATTGAAGGAGTTAGGTTGGTTATTTAATGGAGATTATGATGCATTTGGAGTTAATAAAATCTGTGAAGAGGAGAGTGAAGAGTTGAAAGAGATGAGGCATGGTGAAACAGAATCTGGAAAGACATATGGAAAGAAAAGAATGAGAAGGGGGTTCGTTGTTACAGGGGACAGGAATAGGGAGGAGAAGGCTGCCACATCGCAGCTTACGGAGTGGGTTACAGTGCCACTGGTTGGTAGGGTGAAAGTCGATCTGCTTTGTGACATTGGTTGGTTGGTGCGGAAATGGTTCATTAAGCCTAAggtgaagatgaaaatgaaggAGGTGGAGCTAGGAAATCTAATTGCTACCTCTACACTAGAGTTTGGAGAAGGGATGAAGACGGGACCATGGCTTCAGAGCTCCCTTATTCTTACCTTCCATTTAGGAGGCTCATATTTCGCTCTATTCTTGCCGACAATGACTTGTTTCCTTccttccttgaggacaaggaagcTTAACGGGGGGGAGTATTGA
- the LOC121776444 gene encoding trifunctional UDP-glucose 4,6-dehydratase/UDP-4-keto-6-deoxy-D-glucose 3,5-epimerase/UDP-4-keto-L-rhamnose-reductase RHM1-like has product MSTFTPKNILITGAAGFIASHVANRLVRNYPEYKIVVLDKLDYCSNLKNLYPSNSSPNFKFVKGDIGSSDLVNYLLFTENIDTIMHFAAQTHVDNSFGNSFEFTKNNIYGTHVLLEACKVTGSQIRRFIHVSTDEVYGETDEDAVVGNHEASQLLPTNPYSATKAGAEMLVMAYGRSYGLPVITTRGNNVYGPNQFPEKLIPKFILLALRGQPLPIHGDGSNVRSYLYCEDVAEAFEVVLHKGEVGHVYNIGTKRERRVIDVAQDICKLFNKDANKCIQFVENRPFNDQRYFLDDEKLKNLGWAERTAWEDGLRKTMEWYISNPDWWGDVSGALIPHPRMLMMPGGTDRASEKSESELSGNASQAKMLVPAAKNSDSPQKPAYKFLIYGRTGWLGGLLGELCEKQGIPYEYGKGRLQDRASLLADIAAVKPTHVFNAAGLTGRPNVDWCESHKVETIRTNVVGTLTLADVCREQGLLVVNYATGCIFEYDAAHPEGSGIGFKEDDTPNFAGSYYSKTKAMVEDLLKEFDNVCTLRVRMPISSDLENPRNFIIKISRYNKVVNIPNSMTVLDELLPISIEMAKRNLRGIWNFTNPGVISHNECLELYKKYINPEFKWSNFTLEEQAKVIVAARSNNEMDASKLKKEFPELLSIKESLIKYVFEPNQKTSAA; this is encoded by the exons ATGTCGACATTTACTCCCAAAAATATCCTGATTACTGGGGCAGCCGGATTCATTGCATCACACGTTGCGAATAGGCTAGTTCGAAACTATCCTGAATACAAGATCGTTGTTCTTGACAAGCTTGATTACTGCTCCAATCTGAAGAATCTATACCCTTCCAACTCCTCTCCCAACTTCAAGTTTGTTAAGGGAGACATCGGTAGTTCTGACCTCGTGAACTACCTTCTCTTCACTGAGAACATCGACACGATTATGCACTTTGCTGCTCAAACTCATGTTGACAATTCATTCGGCAACAGCTTTGAGTTCACCAAGAACAACATCTATGGCACTCATGTCCTTCTGGAGGCCTGCAAGGTTACTGGGAGTCAGATCAGGAGGTTTATCCATGTCAGCACTGACGAGGTGTATGGGGAGACGGATGAGGATGCTGTTGTTGGCAACCATGAGGCGTCACAGCTGCTTCCCACGAACCCTTACTCAGCAACCAAGGCAGGGGCGGAGATGCTTGTCATGGCCTATGGTAGATCTTATGGATTGCCTGTGATCACAACTCGTGGAAACAATGTTTATGGCCCGAATCAGTTCCCCGAGAAGTTGATTCCCAAGTTTATCCTCTTGGCCTTGAGAGGGCAGCCTCTGCCTATCCATGGCGATGGCTCTAATGTGCGGAGTTATCTCTACTGTGAGGATGTTGCGGAGGCGTTTGAAGTGGTTCTCCACAAGGGAGAAGTTGGCCATGTGTACAACATTGGGACGAAGAGGGAGAGAAGGGTCATCGATGTTGCTCAAGATATATGCAAGCTGTTTAACAAGGATGCTAACAAGTGCATTCAGTTTGTGGAGAACAGGCCATTCAATGATCAGAGGTATTTCCTTGACGACGAGAAGCTGAAGAATTTGGGGTGGGCTGAGAGGACTGCTTGGGAAGACGGGTTGAGGAAGACAATGGAGTGGTACATCAGCAACCCGGACTGGTGGGGTGATGTCTCTGGTGCTCTGATACCGCATCCTAGAATGTTGATGATGCCCGGTGGCACGGATAGGGCGTCTGAGAAGTCTGAATCGGAGTTGTCTGGTAATGCTAGCCAGGCCAAGATGTTGGTCCCGGCTGCCAAAAACAGCGACTCGCCTCAGAAACCAGCCTACAAGTTCTTGATCTATGGCAGGACAGGGTGGCTTGGTGGCTTGCTCGGAGAGCTCTGTGAGAAGCAAGGGATCCCTTACGAATATGGAAAGGGGCGTTTGCAGGATCGTGCTTCACTTTTGGCAGATATTGCTGCTGTTAAGCCTACTCATGTCTTCAATGCTGCTGGACTAACAGGTAGACCCAACGTTGACTGGTGCGAATCTCACAAGGTGGAGACAATCCGAACCAATGTCGTTGGCACATTGACTCTTGCGGATGTCTGCAGAGAACAAGGTCTTCTAGTGGTGAACTATGCGACTGGCTGCATATTCGAGTATGATGCTGCACACCCTGAAGGCTCTGGGATCGGGTTCAAAGAGGACGACACCCCCAATTTTGCTGGCTCGTACTATTCCAAGACCAAGGCGATG GTAGAGGATCTCTTGAAAGAGTTCGACAATGTGTGCACGCTAAGAGTCCGGATGCCAATATCCTCCGACCTTGAGAACCCGCGCAACTTCATCATAAAGATCTCCCGGTACAACAAGGTGGTGAACATCCCCAACAGCATGACAGTCTTGGACGAACTCCTCCCAATCTCGATCGAGATGGCCAAGCGAAACCTCAGGGGAATATGGAACTTCACCAACCCTGGCGTCATCAGCCACAACGAGTGCCTGGAGCTGTACAAGAAGTACATCAACCCGGAGTTCAAGTGGAGCAACTTCACGCTCGAGGAGCAAGCCAAGGTGATCGTTGCTGCCAGGAGCAACAACGAGATGGATGCGTCCAAGCTGAAGAAGGAGTTCCCGGAGCTGCTATCCATCAAGGAGTCGTTGATCAAGTACGTTTTCGAGCCCAACCAGAAGACCTCTGCTGCTTGA
- the LOC121777492 gene encoding uncharacterized protein LOC121777492, producing the protein MEALWKLEDKWNLSTQKAIAIFTCASFLLIGACFAAAAASRRRRRVHQVAAAPRRSVEVLLGSVGWSRPRIEWEEIRRPVLVKREGQSHHDSAAAVWQRPILMGGKCELPRFSGLILYDQRGTPLHQGIMCKQETMQAPTTLRDLL; encoded by the exons ATGGAAGCATTGTGGAAATTGGAAGACAAATGGAACCTCTCAACGCAAAAGGCCATAGCCATATTCACATGCGCCTCATTCCTACTCATCGGCGCATgtttcgccgccgccgccgcctcgcggcggcggcggcgcgtgcATCAAGTGGCGGCGGCTCCGAGGAGGAGCGTGGAGGTGCTGCTGGGGTCGGTGGGGTGGAGCAGGCCGCGGATCGAGTGGGAGGAGATCCGGCGGCCGGTGCTGGTGAAGAGGGAGGGGCAGAGCCACCATGACTCGGCGGCAGCGGTGTGGCAGCGGCCGATTCTGATGGGAGGGAAGTGCGAACTGCCGAGGTTTAGTGGACTCATTCTCTATGATCAAAGAGGCACTCCACTTCACCAAGGAATCATGTGCAAACAG GAGACGATGCAGGCTCCAACTACATTGAGGGACTTGCTATGA